A region from the Metopolophium dirhodum isolate CAU chromosome 9, ASM1992520v1, whole genome shotgun sequence genome encodes:
- the LOC132952095 gene encoding myogenesis-regulating glycosidase-like — protein MNTSQFKRRNMTYFSVFCLITLTFSSVCLASKHIVLFTDNENNLLVEHGKIITENSLKLNFHEYCIDKDLSGCAPKTRGNENYLSYFSRSEKQECQNYEQVAQSMNDVLQFCVDMGKSSWYGGAETIYQHWPLNRLNWTDKAYVSREADCQAVVESYFFNSDGYSIHIDESVALFLDINGPRPGQMCFSAKVVAPYRKVRNVMQYQVCKYKNARVAHERAVKDFLGMPSSIPDPYVIKYPIWSTWARYKADVDTKTIRKFAGEITDHGFPKGTLEIDDKWETCYGSAEFNTTRFENIKGLINDLKSNGFKTSLWTHPFLNLECPSHEMAKNNGYLVKSTSGTVNTKWWNGNGSYIDFTNPEAAAWWSNALRNLLATSGIDTFKFDAGETSWSPQLPVFHDNNLTYYPDNIVYAYIKTIAPFGGAIEYRSSRKCQEFGRLLRMMDRNSRWDFKLGLPTLITSLIQLNMIGYPFVLPDMIGGNGYDNLPPSKEMYIRWMQANVFMPVVQFSYTPWDFDQQTIDICRNLLNLRANHTDTIIDLMRSSVSKGSPLNPPVWWIDPTDQVAQKIDDEFLLGENILVAPVIVEGATSRDVYLPSGIWRDENHPSSKLIKGGKWLRNYPAKLDVLPWFTKVRSSQHNIFR, from the exons ATGAACACATCGCAATTCAAACGGAGAAATATGACTTATTTCTcgg tgtTTTGTTTGATCACATTAACATTTTCGTCAGTGTGTTTGGCGTCAAAGCATATTGTTTTGTTCACGGACAATGAAAACAATTTGCTAGTGGAACATGGAA aaATAATCACTGAAAATAGCCTCAAGCTTAACTTCcatgaatattgtattgataaAGATCTGAGTGGTTGTGCACCTAAAACAAGAGGCAATGAAAACTATTTGAGTTACTTTTCACGATCAGAGAAGCAAGAATGTCAGAACTACGAGCAAGTAGCTCAATCAATGAATGATGTCTTGCAATTTTGTGTCGATATGGGGAAGAGTTCCTGGTATGGTGGTGCCGAAACGATTTATCAACATTGGCCACTGAATAGACTTAATTGGACGGATAAGGCATATGTGTCTAGAGAAGCAGACTGCCAAGCA gTCGTCGAATCTTATTTCTTCAATTCTGACGGATATTCTATCCATATCGACGAGTCAGTGGCTCTGTTTCTAGATATAAATGGTCCACGACCTGGTCAAATGTGTTTCAGTGCTAAGGTTGTTGCTCCATACAGAAAAGTTAGAAATGTCATGCAGTATCAAGTATGCAAATACAAAAACGCTCGAGTAGCACACGAAAGAGCTGTTAAAGATTTCCTTGGTATGCCTTCATCAATACCCGATCCATACGTAATAAAGTATCCAATATGGTCCACGTGGGCTAGATATAAAGCTGACGTAGACACGAAGACTATTCGTAAGTTTGCCGGAGAAATAACCGACCATGGGTTTCCCAAAGGTACACTTGAAATCGATGATAAATGGGAGACTTGCTACGGTAGTGCAGAATTTAATACGACAAGATTCGAGAACATAAAAGGACTCATTAATGACTTaa AATCAAATGGTTTCAAGACATCCTTGTGGACACATCCGTTCCTAAATTTGGAATGTCCCAGTCACGAAATGGCCAAAAACAATGGTTACTTAGTGAAAAGTACATCAGGCACAGTTAATACTAAGTGGTGGAATGGAAATGGCTCTTATATAGACTTCACAAATCCTGAAGCAGCTGCCTGGTGGTCTAATGCTCTACGCAATTTACTTGCAACATCTGGTATTgatacatttaagtttgatgCAGGAGAAACCAGTTG gAGTCCGCAACTTCCAGTATTTCACGATAATAATCTGACTTACTACCCCGATAACATCGTATACGCATATATCAAAACTATTGCACCCTTCGGCGGTGCAATCGAGTACAGATCATCCAGAAAATGTCAAGAATTTGGCCGTCTTTTAAGAATGATGGATCGTAATTCTCGGTGGGACTTCAAACTTGGACTACCCACATTGATAACATCACTGATACAATTGAATATGATCGGATATCCGTTTGTGTTACCCGATATGATCGGTGGAAACGGTTACGATAACTTACCGCCTTCCAAAGAGATGTACATCAGGTGGATGCAAGCTAACGTATTCATGCCCGTCGTACAGTTTTCATATACACCTTGGGACTTCGATCAGCAG ACAATAGATATATGCAGAAATTTATTGAATCTTCGTGCTAATCATACAGACACCATTATCGATCTAATGAGAAGTAGCGTTAGCAAGGGTAGTCCACTGAATCCTCCAGTCTGGTGGATCGACCCAACCGACCAAGTCGCACAAAAAATTGATGATG AATTCCTTTTGGGTGAAAACATCCTTGTGGCCCCGGTCATTGTTGAAGGTGCTACATCCCGAGACGTTTACTTGCCTTCTGGGATTTGGAGAGACGAGAACCATCCAAGTTCAAAACTCATTAAAGGCGGGAAGTGGTTGCGAAATTACCCGGCCAAGCTCGATGTTCTTCCGTGGTTTACCAAAGTTAGAAGTAGCCAGCATAACATATTCCGATAA
- the LOC132952843 gene encoding rhoGEF domain-containing protein gxcI-like, which yields MDSSSINDTSAPTIIMNSSSSDDTSPSTIKMDSSSINDTSAPSIIMNSSSTNDTSAPTIIMNSSSSDDTSALTIIINSSSSDDTSAPTIIMNSSSSDDTSPSTIKMDSSSINDTSAPSIIMNLSSSDDTSAPSIIMNSSSSNDTSPSTIIMDSSSTNDTSAPTIIKNSSTTNDTSAPTIIMNSSSSDDTSAPTIIMNSSSSDDTSAPTIIMDSSSSSDTSCASMFTIHAAGHFLERASLLAACNNNANRPLLGELNINGYNQIKQLVLKTFPNCNISKIRHVYAPQMYGMYLLREEEMKLDVGQSVQEKTLFHVTTESRAIESLESGLDWRRTNRNKFGRGVSFSDNADYANYYADNHHSENARVIIICSVLVRDTYVIPRYDDGGTLIVPPNSADTTNSSNGYVYVKFNDNEFYPMYFVYYERRPEHMNKSKFYRANNRRNRYEPYKRHLHYTDDDF from the exons ATGGACTCCAGCAGTATCAATGACACCAGCGCCCCAACTATTATAATGAACTCCAGCAGTAGCGATGACACCAGCCCATCGACTATTAAAATGGACTCCAGCAGTATCAATGACACCAGCGCACCGAGTATTATAATGAACTCAAGCAGTACCAATGATACCAGCGCACCGACTATTATAATGAACTCCAGCAGTAGCGATGACACCAGCGCCCtgactattataattaactCCAGCAGTAGCGATGACACCAGCGCCCCGACTATTATAATGAACTCCAGCAGTAGCGATGACACCAGCCCATCGACTATTAAAATGGACTCCAGCAGTATCAATGACACCAGCGCACCGAGTATTATAATGAACTTAAGCAGTAGCGATGACACCAGCGCACCGTCTATTATAATGAACTCCAGCAGTAGCAATGACACCAGCCCATCGACTATTATAATGGACTCCAGCAGTACCAATGATACCAGCGCACCGACTATTATAAAGAACTCCAGCACTACCAATGATACCAGCGCACCGACTATTATAATGAACTCCAGCAGTAGCGATGACACCAGCGCCCCCACTATTATAATGAACTCCAGCAGTAGCGATGACACCAGCGCCCCCACTATTATAATGGACTCCAGCAGTAGCAGTGACACCAGCTGCGCGTCGATGTTTACCATACACGCCGCGGGTCATTTTTTGGAACGTGCCTCGTTGTTAGCAGCATGCAATAATAACGCCAACCGTCCGCTGCTTGGTGAATTGAACATAAATGGCTACAATCAAATTAAACAACTCGTACTAAAAACCTTTCCAAAC TGCAACATCAGTAAGATACGTCATGTCTACGCCCCACAGATGTACGGCATGTATTTGCTGCGCGAAGAAGAAATGAAACTGGACGTTGGCCAAAGTGTCCAGGAGAAAACGCTGTTCCACGTGACCACCGAGTCCAGAGCAATAGAGTCGTTAGAGAGCGGACTTGACTGGAGACGCACCAACCGCAACAAGTTCGGGCGCGGTGTTTCGTTTAGCGACAACGCTGACTACGCCAACTATTACGCTGATAATCACCACAGCGaaa ACGCACGAGTGATCATAATATGCTCCGTACTGGTAAGAGACACGTACGTGATCCCTAGATACGACGATGGAGGCACGTTGATTGTACCACCCAATAGTGCAGATACGACAAATAGCTCTAACGGTTACGTTTACGTTAAGTTCAATGATAATGAATTTTATCCAATGTACTTTGTGTACTACGAGCGGAGACCCGAACACATGAATAAGAGCAAATTTTACCGTGCTAACAACCGCCGGAATCGCTATGAACCCTACAAACGTCATCTTCACTACACCGACGATGACTTCtga
- the LOC132952680 gene encoding uncharacterized protein LOC132952680 — protein sequence MIFFKHSLITFTILVIAIWVMPAATSEDKEQTFKESCESILSIIGFKDSYKDFNTKQFKKFVLRYHNILRDATPVSNFCQSTIKENRNYLKNIFDLSKLFIINGI from the exons atgatattttttaagcatAGTTTAATAACGTTTACAATTCTAGTAATTGCAATTTGGGTTATGCCTGCAGCTACTTCAGAAGATAAAGAACAAACGTTCAAAG agtcttgtgaaa gtATTCTAAGCATTATCGGATTCAAAG ATTCATATAAGGATTTCAacactaaacaatttaaaa aatttGTGTTGagataccataacattttgagaG aTGCTACTCCGGTTTCTAACTTCTGTCAATCTACAATTAAAGAAAACaggaattatttaaaaaatatttttgatttatcaaaattatttatcataaatggaatttaa